A genomic window from Glycine soja cultivar W05 chromosome 10, ASM419377v2, whole genome shotgun sequence includes:
- the LOC114370596 gene encoding uncharacterized protein LOC114370596: MHGFSHVDGFVEISNCLAEMIKYAANEPSAGLFFIQHHTQNAVPNVIKLKNNIIDKSHETTLQTEDLEDSVAMVRSMKECGFPIADEMIGDIKKSLVIMTAKHPKGRRLIHQSTSYFQTDRANPAVYSQEGISEMRGNYFSSVFSFSKQKTKTKSLNKWPQLDSMGSVNSNTEKQLMYHSMSLPDASANSTASSQADKPVSSQVEGESRPEPSDIGDKLLSLSENFDDFKASKQAKLEDWLEGTSNHGENCLPGDEKMALRK; this comes from the coding sequence ATGCATGGATTCTCCCATGTTGATGGTTTTGTGGAAATAAGCAACTGCTTGGCGGAAATGATTAAATACGCAGCCAATGAACCGTCTGCCGGTCTCTTCTTTATCCAACATCACACTCAAAATGCAGTGCCAAATGTCATCAAACTTAAGAACAACATTATTGACAAGTCTCACGAAACAACTTTGCAGACCGAAGATTTGGAGGATTCCGTCGCAATGGTGAGATCAATGAAAGAGTGTGGATTCCCCATAGCTGATGAGATGATCGGagacataaaaaaatcactGGTAATCATGACAGCCAAGCATCCAAAAGGAAGAAGGCTTATCCATCAGTCAACATCATATTTTCAGACAGACAGAGCTAACCCTGCAGTTTATTCCCAGGAGGGAATAAGTGAAATGAGGGGTAACTATTTTTCAAGTGTTTTTAGCTTTTCTAAACagaagactaaaactaaaagtctcAACAAGTGGCCACAACTTGATTCTATGGGATCGGTAAATTCCAACACCGAGAAGCAACTGATGTACCATAGCATGTCATTGCCAGATGCATCTGCAAATAGTACTGCATCTTCACAAGCTGACAAGCCGGTATCAAGCCAGGTTGAAGGTGAATCTCGACCTGAACCAAGTGATATTGGGGATAAGTTATTGTCACTATCAGAAAATTTTGATGACTTCAAAGCTAGTAAACAAGCTAAGCTGGAGGATTGGCTTGAAGGAACTAGCAACCATGGGGAGAATTGCCTGCCAGGTGATGAGAAAATGGCTCTGAGAAAATGA